In a single window of the Litorilituus sediminis genome:
- a CDS encoding polysaccharide deacetylase family protein — translation MTARLFALLLFFFHSLSFAAVVLQYHHVSSETPASTSIDPSQFEAHLQYLQDNGFKVVPLSSIVDGVKGQQPLTDKTVAITFDDAYIDVLTQAKPILDKFNFPYTIFVNPGIIDRYENRASSPYLSWAQLKTLGDEGVILANHGFEHDSLARIPDGISEKDWLAKQSTLLLKAEQILTEKTGQSWRYYAYPYGEYTPAIQAWVKQHDFVAFSQQSGAIGLTTDTTSMPRFPASKPYDKITSLRDKLNSLPFTISLADEDAETIFPYQQSKGVTFTVATDDFYKSQLSCYISGLGKQNVNWLDDNTFSITFSKDLPSGRVRCNCTAASISKPGRYYWYSKPWFILKPNGQWYPL, via the coding sequence ATGACGGCTCGCCTTTTCGCACTCTTATTATTTTTTTTCCATTCCCTTAGTTTTGCCGCCGTGGTCTTGCAATATCACCATGTAAGTAGTGAGACGCCAGCGAGTACCAGTATTGACCCAAGTCAGTTTGAAGCGCATTTACAATATCTACAAGATAATGGTTTTAAGGTCGTGCCGCTGTCATCTATTGTTGATGGTGTAAAAGGTCAGCAGCCGCTTACCGATAAAACTGTCGCCATTACCTTTGATGATGCATATATCGATGTGTTAACCCAAGCTAAGCCAATTTTAGATAAATTTAATTTTCCTTATACTATTTTTGTTAATCCGGGCATTATTGACCGTTATGAAAATAGAGCATCATCTCCTTATTTGTCATGGGCACAGCTTAAGACGTTAGGTGATGAAGGCGTTATTCTGGCTAATCATGGTTTTGAACATGACTCATTAGCGCGCATTCCTGATGGTATCAGCGAAAAGGATTGGCTAGCTAAGCAATCTACTTTGTTATTAAAAGCTGAACAGATATTGACAGAAAAAACCGGGCAGTCGTGGCGATATTATGCTTACCCTTACGGTGAATACACACCAGCTATTCAAGCTTGGGTGAAGCAACATGACTTTGTTGCTTTTTCACAGCAATCTGGCGCTATTGGCTTAACAACTGATACCACGAGCATGCCAAGATTTCCTGCCTCTAAGCCCTACGATAAAATCACTAGCTTACGTGACAAGTTAAATTCATTACCTTTTACCATTAGCTTAGCCGATGAAGATGCCGAAACAATATTCCCTTATCAGCAAAGTAAAGGTGTGACTTTTACCGTAGCAACCGATGACTTTTATAAATCGCAATTAAGTTGTTATATTTCAGGTTTAGGAAAGCAGAACGTTAATTGGTTAGATGATAATACCTTCTCAATTACCTTCTCTAAGGATTTACCTAGTGGTCGGGTGCGCTGTAATTGTACTGCAGCAAGTATCAGCAAACCGGGTCGATATTACTGGTATTCAAAGCCTTGGTTTATTTTAAAGCCAAACGGCCAGTGGTACCCGCTATAG
- a CDS encoding SCO family protein, which produces MNKFVVILLSLIACSSGAIGFHYLTKPAQPEFALYYQPSRSLTAFNLNDQFGQQFSKQSLQDKWSFVFLGYTSCPDVCPTSLQSLNFIYADLKAINPNSQVLLVTADPKRDSQEKLAQYIAYFNEEFIALRAEHDELFPFTRSLGLMYSITEESDPQSHGHYQVDHSASLVLINPDGNIAAIFKPEQALGQIPQVNTDKLLSDYKKIVVLYES; this is translated from the coding sequence TGCCTGTAGCTCTGGTGCTATAGGCTTTCATTACTTAACTAAACCGGCACAGCCTGAATTTGCCCTGTACTACCAACCGAGCCGTTCATTGACAGCATTTAATTTAAACGACCAATTCGGTCAGCAATTCTCCAAACAAAGCTTACAAGATAAATGGTCCTTTGTATTTTTAGGCTACACCTCATGTCCTGACGTGTGCCCTACTAGCTTGCAAAGCCTTAACTTTATTTATGCTGACTTAAAAGCAATAAATCCAAATAGCCAAGTGTTATTAGTTACTGCCGATCCCAAACGAGACAGCCAGGAAAAGCTGGCTCAGTATATCGCTTACTTTAATGAAGAGTTTATAGCGCTTAGAGCAGAGCATGATGAGCTATTTCCATTTACGCGCAGCTTAGGCTTAATGTATAGCATCACTGAAGAAAGCGACCCGCAAAGTCATGGTCACTATCAAGTAGATCACAGTGCTTCCTTAGTGCTTATTAATCCTGATGGCAATATTGCAGCAATATTTAAACCCGAACAAGCATTGGGGCAAATTCCCCAGGTAAATACCGATAAGCTATTAAGCGACTATAAGAAAATAGTCGTCTTGTATGAAAGTTAA